Proteins encoded within one genomic window of Gammaproteobacteria bacterium:
- a CDS encoding DUF2065 domain-containing protein, protein MRWSDLFVALGLVMIIEGILPFVSPEKSRVAARVTESLSNFRLRLFGFIALAGGALLIYIAGY, encoded by the coding sequence ATGAGATGGTCGGACCTGTTCGTCGCCCTCGGCCTGGTGATGATCATTGAAGGCATCCTGCCGTTTGTCAGCCCCGAAAAATCGCGCGTCGCCGCGAGGGTGACCGAGAGTCTCAGCAACTTCCGGCTGCGGCTGTTCGGCTTCATCGCGCTGGCGGGCGGCGCGCTGCTGATCTATATCGCCGGATACTGA
- a CDS encoding ATP phosphoribosyltransferase regulatory subunit: protein MAGRDSSANRWLLPDGVEQALPGEARRIEALRRRVLDLFDAWGYELVITPLIEYLESLLADADDELNLQVFKLTDQSSGRMLGIRADMTPQVARMDAHMLHPHGINRLCYAGQVLKARCEGVSGSRSPLQFGAEIYGHEGVGSSIEVIRLMLAALEAAGVGGVHLGLGHVGICRGFAQAAGLAPAPSERLLDLLNTKAAHEIEAYLREQGVARGQIDWFVSLADLYGGADVLEEARRRFAGAVPQVGDALDELQSVADALARSCPGIQLHCNLAELPGYHYETGLVFAGYVPSIGQEIARGGRYNNVGESFGKARPAVGFSSDLKLLAALGDDAASASASAQTPAAPICAPPDDDPALHEKIASLRAAGERVAVQFDAAAPAAGARALVRDGGKWVVTEPS, encoded by the coding sequence ATGGCAGGCCGGGATTCCAGTGCAAACCGATGGCTTTTGCCGGACGGCGTCGAGCAGGCGCTGCCGGGCGAGGCGCGGCGCATCGAGGCCCTGCGGCGGCGCGTTCTTGATTTGTTTGATGCGTGGGGCTATGAACTGGTCATCACGCCGCTGATTGAGTACCTGGAATCGCTGCTGGCCGACGCCGACGACGAACTGAACCTTCAGGTCTTCAAACTGACCGACCAGTCGAGCGGGCGCATGCTCGGCATCCGCGCCGACATGACGCCGCAGGTGGCGCGCATGGACGCCCACATGCTGCACCCGCACGGCATCAACCGCCTTTGCTACGCCGGCCAGGTGCTGAAGGCGCGCTGCGAGGGCGTTTCCGGGTCGCGCTCGCCGCTGCAATTCGGCGCCGAGATTTACGGCCACGAGGGCGTCGGCAGCAGCATTGAGGTGATTCGCCTGATGCTGGCGGCGCTGGAAGCCGCCGGCGTCGGCGGCGTGCACCTGGGGCTTGGGCATGTCGGCATCTGCCGCGGTTTCGCGCAGGCCGCCGGGCTGGCGCCTGCGCCCAGCGAGCGCCTGCTGGACCTGCTGAACACGAAGGCCGCCCATGAGATCGAGGCCTACCTGCGCGAGCAGGGCGTGGCGCGCGGCCAGATAGACTGGTTTGTCTCGCTCGCCGACCTCTACGGCGGCGCCGATGTGCTGGAAGAGGCGCGCAGGCGCTTCGCCGGCGCGGTGCCGCAGGTGGGCGATGCGCTGGACGAACTGCAAAGCGTCGCCGACGCGCTGGCGCGCAGTTGCCCCGGCATTCAACTGCATTGCAATCTCGCCGAACTGCCGGGCTACCACTATGAGACGGGTTTGGTGTTTGCCGGATATGTGCCGTCCATCGGCCAGGAAATCGCGCGCGGCGGGCGCTACAACAATGTCGGCGAATCGTTCGGCAAGGCGCGGCCCGCCGTGGGTTTCAGCAGCGACCTGAAACTGCTGGCCGCGCTCGGCGACGACGCGGCGTCGGCGTCGGCGTCGGCGCAGACGCCGGCGGCGCCCATCTGCGCGCCGCCCGACGACGACCCGGCGCTGCATGAAAAGATCGCGTCGCTGCGCGCCGCCGGCGAGCGCGTCGCGGTGCAATTTGACGCCGCCGCGCCCGCCGCCGGCGCGCGCGCGCTGGTGCGCGACGGCGGCAAATGGGTGGTCACGGAACCATCATGA
- a CDS encoding adenylosuccinate synthase: protein MTAAAVIGLQWGDEGKGKIVDCLTADADAVVRFQGGHNAGHTIVVNGETKILHLLPSGAVRPGVECLIGNGVVLSPRALFDEIGSFGGGGGEVAARLRLSGACPLLLEGHRLLDIAREAARGGGAIGTTGKGIGPAYEDKAARRALRLSDVADADGFAGKLQALAEYHNFLLQRYYRAEAWDWRADLDFILSHRDALMQMMRPVHERLAELRRAGANILFEGAQGALLDIDHGTWPFVTSSNTAAGNIACGAGFAARHLGRVAGVVKAYTTRVGNGPFPTELDDDTGRRLAERGGEVGATTGRPRRCGWLDSVALRYAADLNGVDTLCLTKLDVLEGIGTLRVCTGYKNRRGGMRDGAGGGVPGDCEPEYAELEGWNERIGGVRRYEDLPRAVRGYVEWIEERVGVPVSLLSVGPGRDDNIIRSRLFD from the coding sequence ATGACAGCCGCCGCCGTCATCGGCTTGCAGTGGGGCGACGAGGGCAAGGGCAAGATAGTGGATTGCCTGACCGCCGACGCCGACGCCGTCGTTCGTTTTCAGGGCGGGCACAACGCCGGTCACACCATCGTCGTCAACGGCGAGACGAAGATACTGCACCTGCTGCCGTCGGGCGCGGTCAGGCCCGGTGTGGAGTGTCTGATAGGCAACGGCGTCGTGCTGTCGCCGCGCGCGCTGTTTGACGAGATTGGGTCGTTCGGCGGCGGCGGCGGCGAAGTCGCCGCGCGGCTGCGGTTGTCGGGCGCGTGCCCGCTGCTGCTTGAAGGCCACCGGCTGCTTGACATCGCGCGCGAGGCCGCGCGCGGCGGCGGCGCCATCGGCACGACCGGCAAGGGCATCGGCCCGGCCTACGAAGACAAGGCGGCGCGGCGCGCGCTGCGGCTGTCCGATGTCGCCGACGCCGACGGCTTCGCCGGCAAACTGCAAGCGCTGGCGGAGTACCACAACTTTCTGCTGCAACGCTATTACCGCGCCGAAGCCTGGGACTGGCGCGCCGACCTTGACTTCATCCTGTCGCACCGCGACGCGCTGATGCAGATGATGCGCCCGGTGCACGAACGCCTCGCCGAACTGCGCCGCGCCGGCGCCAACATCCTGTTTGAGGGCGCGCAGGGCGCGCTGCTGGATATTGACCACGGCACCTGGCCGTTTGTGACCTCGTCCAACACCGCCGCCGGCAACATCGCCTGCGGCGCGGGTTTCGCCGCGCGCCATCTGGGGCGCGTCGCCGGCGTCGTCAAGGCCTACACGACGCGCGTCGGCAACGGGCCGTTTCCGACCGAACTGGACGACGACACCGGGCGGCGCCTGGCCGAGCGCGGCGGCGAGGTCGGCGCCACCACCGGCAGGCCGCGGCGCTGCGGCTGGCTCGACAGCGTCGCGCTGCGCTACGCCGCCGACTTGAACGGCGTGGACACGCTGTGCCTGACCAAACTGGATGTGCTGGAGGGCATCGGCACGCTGCGCGTTTGCACCGGCTACAAGAACAGGCGCGGGGGCATGCGCGACGGCGCGGGCGGCGGCGTCCCCGGCGACTGCGAGCCGGAATACGCCGAACTGGAGGGCTGGAACGAACGCATCGGCGGCGTGCGCCGCTACGAGGATTTGCCGCGCGCCGTGCGCGGCTATGTGGAATGGATAGAGGAGCGCGTCGGCGTGCCGGTCTCGCTGCTGTCAGTCGGCCCGGGACGCGACGACAACATCATCCGCTCGCGTCTGTTTGACTGA
- a CDS encoding D-glycerate dehydrogenase, with amino-acid sequence MSKTPTVIVTRRWPSVVEDELREMCNDVRLNEEDRPMSRGELQDALRSADCVLPTVTDPMDAETLGADGIRCQFLGNFGVGFNHIDLDAAKKAGIRVTNTPEVLTDCTADIAMILMLTAARRIGEGERHVRANAWSGWRPTHMLGTKVTGKTLGLVGFGRIACAVARRAHFGFGMKILFHDPFEPPEKAVREVGATSYPTLEEMIPDADFLSLHCPGGDKTRHLMNRERIALMKPGSFLINTARGDVIDNQALIEALKKGVIAGAGLDVFEGEPNLDPGFLELENAVLLPHLGSASRETRIAMGRRVLKNLRAWLDGGDLPDRVA; translated from the coding sequence ATGAGCAAAACACCGACCGTCATTGTCACGCGGCGCTGGCCGTCCGTCGTAGAGGACGAACTGCGCGAGATGTGCAACGATGTGCGCCTCAACGAGGAAGACCGCCCGATGTCGCGCGGCGAATTGCAGGACGCGCTGCGCAGCGCCGACTGCGTGCTGCCGACGGTGACCGACCCGATGGACGCCGAGACGCTCGGCGCCGACGGCATCCGCTGCCAATTTCTCGGCAACTTCGGCGTCGGCTTCAACCACATTGACCTTGACGCCGCCAAGAAGGCCGGCATTCGCGTAACCAACACGCCCGAAGTGCTGACCGACTGCACCGCCGACATCGCCATGATACTGATGCTGACGGCGGCGCGGCGCATCGGCGAGGGCGAGCGCCATGTCCGCGCCAATGCGTGGAGCGGCTGGCGCCCGACGCACATGCTCGGCACGAAGGTCACCGGCAAGACGCTGGGGCTGGTCGGCTTCGGGCGCATCGCCTGCGCCGTCGCGCGCCGCGCGCACTTCGGCTTCGGCATGAAGATACTGTTCCACGACCCGTTCGAGCCGCCGGAAAAGGCCGTGCGCGAAGTCGGCGCCACTTCGTACCCGACGCTTGAAGAGATGATACCGGACGCCGACTTCCTGTCGCTGCACTGCCCCGGCGGCGACAAGACCCGCCACCTGATGAACCGCGAGCGCATCGCGCTGATGAAGCCCGGCTCGTTCCTGATCAACACCGCGCGCGGCGATGTCATTGACAACCAGGCGCTGATTGAGGCGCTGAAAAAAGGCGTCATCGCCGGCGCCGGCCTGGATGTCTTTGAAGGCGAGCCGAACCTTGACCCGGGCTTTCTGGAACTGGAAAACGCCGTGCTGCTGCCGCACCTCGGCAGCGCGTCGCGCGAGACGCGGATTGCGATGGGGCGGCGCGTGCTGAAAAACCTGCGCGCGTGGCTGGACGGCGGCGACCTGCCCGACCGCGTCGCCTGA